From Variovorax sp. J2L1-78, the proteins below share one genomic window:
- a CDS encoding tRNA threonylcarbamoyladenosine dehydratase: MDAAALAPVSAPEPDLERRFGGLERLYGVAGAQAIRGAHVMVVGIGGVGSWAVEALARSGVGRLTLVDLDHIAESNINRQIHALESTVGQAKVEAMRERIAQINPGCQVLAIDDFVEPDHWLGQVAMAEGANGPLTAVIDACDQVRAKVTMAAWARATRIPFVTVGAAGGKRLAHKVEIDDLALTTHDPLLAQVRNRLRKLHGAPRDGKKIGVACVFSRESVAPPDASCAIEGDGSLNCHGYGSVVSVTATFGQCAAGWVLDKIALRATL; this comes from the coding sequence CGCTCGCGCCTGTTTCCGCTCCCGAGCCCGACCTGGAACGCCGCTTCGGCGGGCTCGAGCGTCTCTATGGCGTGGCGGGTGCGCAAGCCATCCGCGGCGCACACGTGATGGTCGTGGGCATTGGGGGCGTCGGCTCCTGGGCTGTCGAGGCCCTGGCCCGCAGCGGGGTGGGGCGACTCACGCTGGTCGACCTGGACCACATCGCCGAATCCAACATCAACCGCCAGATCCACGCGCTCGAATCGACCGTCGGCCAAGCCAAGGTCGAAGCGATGCGCGAGCGCATCGCGCAGATCAACCCCGGTTGCCAGGTGCTGGCCATCGACGACTTCGTCGAGCCCGACCACTGGCTCGGCCAGGTGGCCATGGCCGAAGGCGCGAACGGGCCGCTCACGGCCGTCATCGACGCCTGCGACCAGGTCCGCGCCAAGGTGACGATGGCCGCCTGGGCACGGGCGACACGCATTCCCTTCGTCACCGTCGGGGCCGCCGGCGGCAAGCGCCTGGCGCACAAGGTCGAGATCGACGATCTCGCCCTCACCACGCACGACCCCTTGCTCGCGCAGGTGCGCAACCGGCTGCGCAAGCTGCACGGTGCCCCGCGCGACGGCAAGAAGATCGGCGTGGCCTGCGTCTTCAGCCGCGAGAGCGTCGCGCCACCGGACGCCTCATGCGCCATCGAAGGCGACGGCTCGCTCAACTGCCACGGCTACGGCTCGGTGGTGAGCGTGACGGCCACCTTCGGACAATGCGCGGCCGGGTGGGTGCTGGACAAAATCGCCCTTCGGGCCACGCTATAA